From Mycobacterium lacus, one genomic window encodes:
- the mrx1 gene encoding mycoredoxin Mrx1 — MTNAPLTVYTTSWCGYCFRLKTALEANGIPYDEVDIEQDGAAAEFVGSVNGGNRTVPTVKFADGSTLTNPSAGEVKAKLAGICG, encoded by the coding sequence ATGACCAATGCTCCGCTCACCGTTTACACGACGTCATGGTGTGGCTATTGCTTTCGGCTCAAGACGGCGCTCGAGGCCAACGGAATCCCTTACGACGAGGTCGATATCGAACAAGACGGCGCGGCAGCGGAATTCGTCGGCTCGGTCAACGGCGGCAACAGGACGGTCCCGACGGTGAAGTTCGCCGACGGGTCGACGCTGACCAACCCGAGCGCAGGCGAGGTCAAAGCGAAGCTGGCAGGCATCTGCGGCTAA
- a CDS encoding ATP-dependent DNA helicase UvrD2: MPMVADPLIAELDDEQCEAVLAPRGPVCVLAGAGTGKTRTISHRIAQLVASGHVAAGQVLAVTFTQRAAGEMRARLRALDAAARTGSGVGAVRALTFHAAAHRQLRYFWPRVIGDTGWQLLDSKFAIVARAASRARLNASTDDVRDLAGEIEWAKASLIGPEEYADAVTAARRDIPLDAEKIASVYAAYEALKVRDDAVTLLDFDDLLLHTAAAIENDAAVADEFRDRYRCFVVDEYQDVTPLQHRVLSAWLGERDDLTVVGDANQTIYSFTGASPRFLLDFSRRFPDATVVRLERDYRSTPQVVSLANQVIAAARGRVAGSKLQLSGQREPGPAPSFHEYPDETAEAAAVAASTARLIDSGTLPSEIAILYRVNAQSEVYEEALTEAGIAYQVRGGEGFFDRQEIKQALLALQRASERGADGPLPDVVRGVLEPLGLTAEEPVGTRARERWAALTALAELVDDEVAQRPRLQLPGLLAELRTRADARHPPVVQGVTLASLHAAKGLEWDAVFLVGLVDGTLPISHALAHGPESERVEEERRLLYVGITRARVHLALSWALSRAPGGRQSRKPSRFLNGIAPQTRIDPTPSRSRRNRGTPTRCRICNKGLATPAAVMLRRCETCAGDVDEELLLQLKSWRLNVAKEQNVPAYVVFSDNTLIAIAELQPTDDAALIAIPGIGARKLEQYGQDVLQLVRESR; the protein is encoded by the coding sequence ATGCCAATGGTTGCGGACCCATTGATCGCCGAGTTGGACGACGAGCAGTGCGAAGCCGTGCTGGCTCCGCGCGGCCCGGTCTGTGTGCTCGCGGGCGCGGGAACGGGCAAGACCCGCACCATCAGCCACCGGATCGCACAGCTTGTCGCCAGTGGTCATGTCGCCGCGGGCCAGGTGCTGGCGGTGACATTCACCCAGCGTGCGGCCGGTGAGATGCGGGCCCGGTTGCGTGCGCTCGACGCTGCGGCGCGGACCGGCTCCGGCGTCGGCGCAGTGCGGGCACTGACCTTTCACGCGGCCGCCCACCGCCAGCTGCGGTACTTCTGGCCGCGAGTCATCGGTGACACCGGCTGGCAACTGCTGGACAGCAAGTTCGCGATCGTCGCCCGGGCAGCCAGCCGCGCCAGGCTGAATGCGAGCACGGACGATGTGCGGGACCTGGCCGGCGAGATCGAGTGGGCCAAGGCGTCGCTCATCGGCCCCGAGGAGTACGCGGACGCGGTGACGGCGGCCCGGCGCGATATCCCGTTGGACGCCGAGAAAATCGCGAGTGTCTATGCCGCGTATGAGGCCCTGAAGGTCCGCGATGACGCCGTCACGCTGCTCGACTTCGATGACCTGTTGCTGCACACCGCGGCCGCGATCGAAAACGACGCCGCCGTGGCCGACGAGTTCCGGGATCGCTACCGTTGCTTTGTCGTCGACGAGTACCAGGACGTCACCCCGCTGCAGCATCGTGTGCTCTCGGCATGGTTGGGCGAACGAGATGACCTCACGGTCGTCGGTGACGCCAACCAGACGATCTACTCGTTCACCGGTGCCTCACCGCGGTTTCTGCTCGACTTCTCGCGGCGGTTTCCGGACGCCACGGTTGTGCGCCTGGAGCGCGACTACCGCTCTACCCCGCAAGTGGTGTCCCTGGCCAACCAGGTGATTGCCGCCGCCCGTGGGCGGGTCGCGGGCAGCAAGCTGCAGCTGTCCGGCCAGCGTGAACCGGGTCCCGCCCCGTCGTTCCATGAGTATCCCGACGAGACTGCCGAGGCCGCCGCGGTGGCCGCGTCGACAGCGCGGCTGATCGATTCCGGCACCCTGCCATCCGAGATCGCCATCCTCTACCGGGTCAACGCCCAGTCGGAGGTCTACGAAGAGGCGTTGACCGAGGCAGGCATCGCCTACCAGGTCCGCGGAGGCGAGGGATTCTTCGACCGTCAGGAGATCAAGCAGGCGCTGCTGGCCCTGCAGCGAGCCTCCGAACGAGGTGCCGACGGTCCATTGCCCGACGTGGTGCGCGGTGTCCTGGAGCCCCTGGGGCTCACGGCCGAGGAGCCCGTCGGCACCCGGGCCAGGGAGCGCTGGGCGGCGCTAACCGCCCTGGCCGAATTGGTCGACGACGAGGTGGCGCAGCGTCCGCGGCTGCAACTCCCCGGATTGCTGGCCGAGCTCCGGACGCGCGCCGACGCGCGGCACCCACCGGTGGTCCAGGGGGTCACGCTGGCCTCGCTGCACGCCGCCAAGGGGCTTGAGTGGGATGCGGTGTTCCTGGTCGGGCTGGTCGACGGCACCCTACCCATTTCGCATGCGTTGGCGCACGGCCCCGAGAGCGAGCGTGTCGAGGAAGAGCGTCGCCTGCTCTACGTCGGAATCACCAGAGCCCGAGTGCATTTGGCACTCAGCTGGGCACTCTCGCGAGCTCCGGGCGGGCGTCAGAGCCGCAAGCCGTCGCGGTTCCTGAACGGGATTGCGCCGCAGACGCGCATCGACCCGACGCCGAGCAGGTCCCGGCGCAACCGGGGCACCCCGACCCGCTGCCGAATCTGCAACAAAGGCCTGGCGACGCCGGCGGCAGTCATGCTGCGGCGGTGTGAAACATGTGCCGGTGACGTCGACGAGGAGTTATTGCTGCAGCTGAAGTCCTGGCGGCTGAACGTCGCCAAGGAACAGAACGTCCCCGCCTATGTCGTCTTCAGCGACAACACCCTCATCGCGATCGCCGAGCTGCAGCCGACCGACGACGCAGCCTTGATCGCGATCCCGGGCATCGGCGCGCGCAAGCTCGAACAGTACGGGCAAGACGTGCTGCAGCTGGTTCGGGAATCGCGCTGA
- a CDS encoding WhiB family transcriptional regulator → MSAPTVPKRRQPVRQRALPCHVGDPDLWFADTPADLERAKTLCVSCPIRRQCLAAALERAEPWGVWGGEIFERGSIVSRKRPRGRPRRVAA, encoded by the coding sequence ATGTCGGCACCGACAGTCCCCAAACGAAGGCAGCCGGTCCGCCAACGGGCCTTGCCCTGCCATGTCGGTGATCCCGACCTGTGGTTCGCCGACACCCCAGCCGACCTGGAGCGGGCGAAGACGCTCTGTGTCAGCTGCCCGATCCGGCGTCAGTGCCTGGCCGCGGCGCTCGAGCGAGCCGAACCGTGGGGCGTGTGGGGCGGCGAAATATTCGAGCGGGGCTCGATCGTGAGCCGCAAGCGTCCGCGCGGACGTCCACGCAGGGTCGCCGCTTAG
- a CDS encoding macrolide-binding ATPase MABP-1, whose product MDDGCVADIKRGRAARNAKLASLPVGMAGRAALGLGKRLTGKSKDEVNAELMEKAANQLFTVLGELKGGAMKVGQALSVMEAAIPEQFGEPYREALTKLQKDAPPLPANRVHRVLDAQLGTKWRDRFSSFDDTPVASASIGQVHKAIWSDGREVAVKIQYPGADEALRADLKTMQRMVGVLKQLSPGADVQGVVDELIERTEMELDYRLEADNQRAFAKAYAGHPRFLVPHVVASAPKVVIQEWIEGVPMSQIIRHGTPEQRDLMGTLLLELTFDAPRRLGLLHGDAHPGNFMLMPDGRMGVIDFGAVAPLPGGYPIELGMTIRLARDTNYDLLLPTMEKAGFIQRGQQVSVREIDEMLRQYVEPIEVEVFHYTRKWLQRMTVSQIDRSVAQIRTARQMDLPPKLALPMRVIASVAAILCQLDAHVPVKALTEELIPGFAEPDTAAV is encoded by the coding sequence ATGGATGATGGTTGCGTGGCAGACATCAAGCGTGGCCGTGCGGCCCGCAATGCGAAGCTCGCCAGCTTGCCGGTCGGCATGGCTGGCCGGGCTGCACTCGGCCTCGGTAAACGGCTGACCGGCAAGTCGAAAGACGAAGTCAACGCCGAGCTGATGGAGAAGGCCGCCAACCAGCTCTTCACCGTCCTGGGCGAGCTCAAGGGCGGGGCGATGAAGGTCGGCCAGGCGCTGTCGGTGATGGAAGCCGCCATCCCCGAGCAATTCGGCGAGCCCTACCGGGAAGCGTTGACCAAGCTGCAAAAGGACGCCCCACCGCTGCCCGCCAACAGGGTGCATCGCGTGCTCGACGCCCAGCTGGGCACCAAATGGCGGGACCGGTTCAGTTCCTTTGACGACACTCCCGTCGCGTCGGCCAGCATCGGCCAAGTGCACAAGGCGATCTGGTCCGACGGCCGCGAAGTGGCCGTCAAGATCCAGTACCCCGGCGCCGACGAGGCGTTGCGGGCCGACCTGAAGACCATGCAGCGCATGGTCGGCGTGCTCAAACAGCTCTCGCCGGGCGCTGACGTCCAGGGCGTGGTTGACGAACTGATTGAACGCACCGAGATGGAGCTCGACTACCGGCTGGAGGCCGACAACCAGCGCGCGTTCGCCAAGGCATACGCCGGCCACCCACGCTTCTTGGTGCCACACGTTGTGGCGAGCGCACCGAAGGTCGTGATCCAGGAGTGGATCGAGGGCGTGCCGATGTCGCAGATCATCCGCCACGGGACCCCCGAACAGCGCGACCTGATGGGGACGCTGCTGCTCGAGCTCACCTTCGACGCGCCGCGTCGGTTGGGATTGCTCCACGGCGACGCCCACCCGGGGAATTTCATGCTGATGCCCGATGGCCGCATGGGCGTCATCGACTTCGGTGCCGTGGCGCCCCTGCCGGGGGGCTATCCCATCGAGCTCGGGATGACCATCCGATTGGCCCGCGACACGAACTACGACCTTCTGTTGCCGACGATGGAAAAAGCGGGATTCATCCAGCGAGGACAACAGGTGTCGGTCCGCGAGATCGACGAGATGCTGCGCCAGTATGTCGAACCCATCGAGGTCGAGGTCTTCCACTACACCCGCAAGTGGCTGCAGAGGATGACCGTGAGCCAGATCGACCGCTCGGTGGCGCAGATCCGCACGGCGCGGCAGATGGACCTACCGCCCAAACTTGCGCTCCCGATGCGGGTGATCGCCTCGGTGGCCGCGATCCTGTGCCAGCTGGACGCGCATGTCCCGGTCAAGGCCCTGACCGAGGAGCTGATCCCCGGTTTCGCCGAACCCGACACGGCCGCCGTCTGA
- a CDS encoding cyclodehydratase, giving the protein MPRPGSSLYSLDPAMPVLLRPDGAVQVGWDPRRAVLVRPPSGLTAAELATLLRSMRSAVAISELQRQAVDRGLVDAEDLANLVAHLVRAGVATQQSHDRRRSRGRAASIRVHGRGPLSELLVQGLRCSGARIGHTSQPHAAVTPAAVDLVVLSDYLVADPRMVRDLHRDGIPHLPVRVRDGTGLVGPLVIPGVTSCLGCADLHRSDRDAAWPAIAAQLRETVGVADRATLLATTALALSQVNRVIAAVRGQEATPDPPPALNATLELDLNAGAIVARHWARHPLCSC; this is encoded by the coding sequence ATGCCACGGCCTGGTTCTTCCTTGTACTCGCTGGATCCCGCGATGCCGGTGCTGTTGCGACCCGACGGCGCCGTGCAGGTGGGTTGGGATCCCCGCCGGGCCGTGCTGGTCCGTCCACCCTCGGGCCTGACCGCGGCGGAGTTGGCCACGCTGCTGCGCTCGATGCGTTCGGCGGTTGCGATCAGCGAGCTGCAGCGTCAAGCCGTCGACCGCGGCCTGGTGGACGCCGAGGACTTGGCGAACCTCGTCGCGCACCTGGTGCGCGCGGGTGTGGCGACCCAACAAAGCCATGATCGCCGACGTTCCCGCGGGCGGGCCGCATCGATTCGCGTGCACGGTCGAGGTCCGCTGTCGGAACTGCTCGTGCAGGGGCTGCGCTGTTCGGGAGCCCGGATCGGCCATACGAGCCAACCGCATGCGGCGGTGACCCCCGCGGCGGTGGATCTGGTGGTGTTGTCGGACTACCTGGTAGCCGACCCGCGCATGGTGCGCGATCTGCACCGGGACGGCATTCCGCACCTCCCGGTTCGCGTCCGCGACGGCACCGGGCTGGTGGGGCCGTTGGTCATCCCCGGCGTGACGAGCTGTCTCGGTTGTGCCGACCTGCACCGTAGCGACCGCGACGCCGCGTGGCCGGCCATCGCCGCCCAGCTGCGGGAGACGGTCGGCGTGGCCGACCGGGCCACCCTGCTAGCCACCACGGCGTTGGCCCTGAGCCAAGTGAATCGGGTGATCGCGGCCGTGCGCGGGCAGGAAGCCACGCCCGATCCGCCGCCGGCTTTGAACGCCACCCTAGAGTTGGATCTCAATGCCGGCGCCATCGTCGCGCGTCATTGGGCCAGGCACCCGCTGTGTTCGTGTTGA
- a CDS encoding zinc-dependent metalloprotease: protein MSTVEVMADVPFGFSSGDDPDRDKRGKNDPDSGSGANPFGPFGVSGEFDMADLGQIFTRLGQMFGSAGSAMVAGKSAGPVNYDLARQVASSSIGFVAPVPAATNSAIADAVHLAETWLNGVTALPAGTTKAVGWSPTDWVDNTLETWKRLCDPMAQQISTVWASSLPEEAKSMAGPLLSIMSQMGGIAFGSQLGQALGRLSREVLTSTDIGLPLGPKGIAAILPDAVESFAAGLEQPRSEILTFLAAREAAHHRLFSHVPWLASQLLGAVEAYAMGMKIDMTGIEELARDFNPATLSDPAAMEQLLSQGVFEPKATPAQTQALERLETLLALIEGWVQTVVTAALGERIPGEAALSETLRRRRASGGPAEQTFATLVGLELRPRKLREAAALWERLTQAAGTDARDDIWQHPDLLPAAEDLDDPAEFIDGVIGGDTSGIDEAIAQLERERGTEDPRPGGSVDN, encoded by the coding sequence GTGAGTACCGTTGAGGTCATGGCAGACGTGCCTTTCGGCTTCTCCTCCGGAGACGACCCCGACCGCGATAAGCGCGGGAAGAACGATCCGGACTCCGGATCCGGAGCCAACCCGTTCGGCCCGTTCGGCGTGAGCGGGGAATTCGACATGGCCGACCTGGGGCAAATCTTCACCCGCCTCGGTCAGATGTTCGGCAGCGCGGGCTCCGCTATGGTTGCCGGCAAATCCGCCGGCCCGGTCAACTACGACTTGGCCCGCCAGGTTGCCTCCAGCTCGATCGGGTTCGTCGCGCCCGTTCCGGCCGCGACGAACTCGGCGATCGCCGATGCGGTGCACCTCGCCGAGACCTGGCTAAACGGGGTGACGGCGCTGCCCGCCGGCACCACCAAGGCGGTGGGCTGGAGCCCCACCGATTGGGTCGACAACACCTTGGAGACCTGGAAGCGGCTGTGCGATCCTATGGCCCAACAGATCTCGACGGTGTGGGCGTCCTCACTGCCGGAGGAGGCCAAGAGCATGGCCGGCCCGCTGCTGTCGATCATGTCGCAGATGGGTGGCATCGCGTTCGGTTCGCAGCTCGGTCAGGCACTGGGCCGGTTGTCCCGCGAGGTGCTGACGTCGACCGACATTGGTCTGCCGCTGGGACCCAAGGGGATAGCCGCGATCCTGCCGGATGCGGTCGAATCGTTCGCCGCGGGACTCGAACAGCCCCGCAGCGAGATCCTGACATTCCTGGCCGCCCGTGAGGCCGCACACCACCGCCTGTTCAGCCATGTGCCGTGGCTGGCCAGTCAACTACTGGGCGCCGTCGAGGCCTACGCCATGGGTATGAAGATCGACATGACCGGGATCGAGGAACTGGCACGCGATTTCAATCCGGCGACGCTGTCGGATCCCGCTGCAATGGAACAGCTGCTGAGCCAGGGAGTATTCGAGCCCAAGGCGACGCCGGCCCAGACACAAGCGCTCGAACGGCTCGAGACGCTGCTCGCGTTGATCGAGGGCTGGGTGCAAACGGTGGTGACCGCGGCGCTGGGCGAGCGGATTCCGGGTGAGGCGGCCCTCAGCGAGACGCTCCGCCGGCGACGGGCCAGCGGCGGCCCCGCCGAGCAGACCTTCGCGACGTTGGTCGGTCTGGAACTGCGGCCACGCAAGCTGCGGGAGGCCGCCGCGCTGTGGGAGCGCCTGACGCAGGCCGCCGGTACCGACGCCCGCGACGACATCTGGCAGCACCCGGACCTGCTGCCCGCTGCCGAGGATCTCGACGACCCGGCCGAATTCATCGACGGGGTCATTGGCGGCGACACCAGCGGCATCGACGAGGCGATCGCGCAGCTGGAGCGAGAACGCGGCACCGAGGATCCCCGCCCCGGCGGTTCTGTGGATAACTGA
- a CDS encoding YlbL family protein translates to MNRRILTLVVALVPIVAFGVLLAVVTVPFVSLGPGPTFDTLGEVDGKQVVQIEGIQTHPTSGHLNMTTVSQRDDLTLGEALTLWLSGQEQLVPRDLVYPPGKSREEIDKANNADFKNSEDSAAYAALGYLKYPAAVTVATVSDPGPSVGKLKSGDAIDAVNGAPVATVDQFTALLKNTKPGQTVTIDFRRKNEPPGVARITLGTNKDRDYGFMGVAVLDAPWAPFVVNFNLANVGGPSAGLMFSLAVVDKLTTGDLAGSTFVAGTGTISVDGKVGAIGGITHKMVAAHAAGATVFLVPAKNCYEASSDNPSGMRLVKVETLSQAVDALHAMTSGRQTPSC, encoded by the coding sequence GTGAACAGGCGGATTCTGACCTTGGTGGTCGCGCTGGTGCCGATCGTGGCGTTCGGCGTGTTGCTCGCGGTGGTGACGGTGCCGTTTGTCTCGCTGGGTCCCGGTCCCACCTTTGACACACTGGGGGAGGTGGACGGCAAGCAGGTGGTGCAGATCGAAGGGATCCAAACCCACCCGACGTCAGGTCACCTCAACATGACGACGGTGTCCCAGCGCGACGATCTGACCCTGGGTGAAGCCCTGACGTTGTGGCTGTCGGGTCAGGAGCAGTTGGTCCCCCGTGACTTGGTCTACCCGCCGGGCAAGTCACGGGAGGAGATCGACAAGGCCAACAACGCCGACTTCAAGAACTCTGAAGACAGCGCCGCGTACGCCGCCCTGGGGTACCTGAAGTACCCGGCCGCGGTGACTGTGGCGACTGTCAGTGACCCCGGTCCGTCGGTCGGCAAACTGAAGTCCGGTGATGCCATAGACGCGGTCAACGGCGCACCGGTGGCCACCGTCGACCAGTTCACGGCGCTGCTGAAGAACACCAAGCCAGGCCAGACGGTGACGATCGACTTTCGCCGCAAGAACGAGCCACCCGGCGTAGCGCGGATAACGCTGGGCACCAACAAAGATCGCGACTACGGCTTCATGGGTGTCGCGGTGCTGGATGCGCCCTGGGCGCCGTTCGTCGTCAACTTCAACCTCGCCAACGTGGGCGGGCCATCGGCAGGACTGATGTTCAGTCTGGCCGTCGTCGACAAGCTCACCACCGGTGACCTGGCCGGGTCAACGTTCGTCGCGGGCACCGGGACGATCAGCGTCGACGGCAAGGTGGGCGCCATCGGCGGCATCACCCACAAGATGGTCGCCGCGCACGCCGCCGGCGCCACGGTGTTTCTGGTGCCGGCCAAGAACTGTTACGAGGCGAGTTCCGACAACCCGTCCGGTATGCGGTTGGTGAAGGTCGAGACCCTCAGCCAAGCCGTGGACGCGCTGCACGCGATGACGTCGGGACGACAGACGCCCAGCTGCTGA
- a CDS encoding UPF0182 family protein — protein MGMRPAARMPKLTRRSRILIMIALGVVVLLLAGPRLIDAYVDWLWFGELGYRSVFTTVLVTRIVVFLVAGLLVGGIVFAGLALAYRTRPVFVPNNDNDPVARYRAVVQSRLRLVGIGIPAAIGLLAGIVGQSYWVRIQLYLHGGEFGISDPQFGRDLGFYAFELPFYRLVLSYMFVAIFLAFVANLVAHYIFGGIRLSGRTGAMSRSARIQLVSLVGVLVLLKAVAYWLDRYELLSHTRGGKPFTGAGYTDINAVLPAKLILMAIALICAAAVFSAITLRDLRIPAIGLVLLLLSSLIVGAGWPMIVEQISVKPNAAQKESEYISRSITATRQAYGLTADVVTYRNYTGDSQATAQQVAADRATTSNIRLLDPTIVSPAFTQFQQGKNFYYFPDQLSIDRYLDRNGSLRDYVVAARELNPDRLIDNQRDWINRHTVYTHGNGFVASPANTVRGIANDPNQNGGYPEFLVNVVGANGSVVSDGPAQLDQPRIYFGPVISNTSADYAIVGKTGNDREYDYETSTETKNYTYTGSGGVPIGSWISRSVFAAKFAERNFLFSNVIGSNSKILFNRDPAQRVEAVAPWLTTDSAVYPAIVNKRLVWIIDGYTTLDNYPYSELTSLSSATADSTEVAFNKLAPDKKVSYIRNSVKATVDAYDGTVTLYQQDEQDPVLKAWMRVFPGTVKPKSDITPELAEHLRYPEDLFKVQRMLLAKYHVNDPVTFFSTSDFWDVPLDPNPTASSYQPPYYIVAKNIAKNDNSASYQLISAMNRFKRDYLAAYISASSDPATYGRITVLTIPGQVNGPKLANNAITTDPAVSQDLGVIGRDNQNRIRWGNLLTLPVAQGGLLYVEPVYASPGASDAASSYPRLIRVAMMYNDKVGYGPTVRDALTGLFGPGAGDAATGIQPTEVAVPPNAPAPSAPPAPAAGPGPPAPAAVPPSPDGTVTLSAAKVAAMQEIQAAIGAARDAQKKGDFAAYGAALQRLDDAITKFNNAK, from the coding sequence GTGGGGATGCGGCCCGCCGCACGGATGCCGAAGCTGACTCGGCGTAGCCGGATTCTGATCATGATCGCGCTGGGTGTGGTCGTGCTGCTGCTCGCGGGTCCACGCCTGATTGACGCCTACGTCGATTGGCTGTGGTTCGGCGAGCTCGGCTACCGCTCGGTGTTTACCACCGTGCTGGTAACCCGCATTGTGGTTTTCCTGGTGGCCGGGTTACTGGTCGGCGGCATCGTGTTCGCGGGGCTCGCCTTGGCCTACCGCACCCGCCCGGTCTTCGTCCCGAATAACGATAACGATCCAGTGGCGCGCTATCGCGCCGTCGTGCAGTCACGGCTGCGTCTGGTGGGTATTGGAATCCCGGCGGCGATCGGCCTGTTGGCCGGCATCGTCGGGCAGAGCTACTGGGTTCGGATCCAGCTGTACCTGCACGGCGGCGAATTTGGGATCAGCGACCCGCAGTTCGGGAGGGATCTCGGCTTCTACGCTTTCGAGCTGCCGTTCTACCGGCTGGTGCTCAGCTACATGTTCGTGGCCATTTTCCTGGCGTTCGTGGCGAACCTGGTGGCGCACTACATCTTCGGTGGTATCCGGCTGTCCGGACGCACCGGCGCAATGAGCCGATCGGCGCGTATCCAGCTGGTCAGCCTCGTCGGCGTGCTGGTGCTGCTCAAGGCCGTCGCGTACTGGCTGGACCGATACGAGTTGCTGTCGCACACGCGCGGCGGTAAGCCCTTCACCGGTGCCGGGTACACCGACATCAACGCGGTCCTGCCGGCCAAGCTGATCCTGATGGCGATCGCGCTGATCTGCGCGGCCGCCGTTTTTTCCGCGATCACCCTGCGAGACTTGCGGATTCCGGCCATAGGGTTGGTCCTGTTGCTGCTGTCATCGTTGATCGTGGGTGCCGGATGGCCAATGATCGTCGAGCAGATCAGCGTCAAACCCAATGCCGCACAAAAGGAAAGCGAATACATCAGCCGAAGTATCACCGCGACAAGGCAAGCGTATGGCCTGACGGCCGACGTGGTGACGTATCGCAATTACACCGGCGACAGCCAGGCCACTGCCCAGCAGGTCGCCGCCGACCGCGCGACCACTTCCAACATCAGGTTGCTCGACCCCACGATCGTCAGCCCGGCGTTCACCCAGTTCCAGCAGGGCAAGAACTTCTATTACTTCCCCGACCAGCTGTCCATCGACCGCTACCTCGACCGCAACGGCAGCCTGCGGGACTACGTGGTCGCGGCCCGTGAGCTCAACCCGGATCGGTTGATCGACAACCAACGCGACTGGATCAACCGGCACACCGTGTACACCCACGGCAACGGATTCGTTGCGTCACCGGCCAACACCGTGCGGGGCATCGCCAACGACCCGAACCAGAACGGCGGCTATCCAGAGTTCCTGGTCAACGTCGTCGGCGCGAACGGCAGCGTGGTGTCCGACGGCCCGGCGCAGCTGGACCAGCCGCGCATCTACTTCGGCCCCGTCATCTCCAACACGTCCGCCGACTACGCGATCGTCGGGAAAACCGGCAATGACCGCGAATACGACTACGAGACCAGCACCGAAACCAAGAATTACACCTACACCGGCAGCGGTGGAGTCCCAATTGGCAGCTGGATCTCCCGCAGCGTGTTCGCCGCGAAGTTCGCCGAGCGAAACTTTTTGTTTTCCAACGTGATTGGCTCCAACAGCAAGATCTTGTTCAACCGCGATCCGGCGCAGCGGGTGGAGGCGGTGGCGCCGTGGCTGACGACCGACAGCGCGGTCTACCCGGCGATCGTCAACAAGCGACTGGTGTGGATCATCGACGGCTACACCACGTTGGATAACTACCCCTACTCAGAACTCACCTCGCTGTCGTCGGCGACCGCCGACTCCACCGAGGTGGCGTTCAACAAGCTGGCCCCGGACAAGAAGGTCTCCTATATCCGCAATTCGGTGAAGGCCACGGTGGACGCTTATGACGGCACGGTCACGCTGTACCAGCAGGACGAACAGGACCCGGTGCTAAAGGCCTGGATGCGGGTCTTCCCGGGCACGGTCAAGCCCAAGAGCGATATCACCCCCGAGCTCGCCGAGCATCTGCGGTACCCCGAGGACCTGTTCAAGGTGCAGCGCATGCTGCTGGCCAAATACCACGTCAACGACCCGGTGACGTTCTTTTCCACCTCGGACTTCTGGGATGTGCCGCTCGATCCGAATCCGACCGCCAGCAGCTATCAGCCGCCGTATTACATCGTCGCGAAAAACATTGCCAAGAACGATAATTCGGCCTCGTACCAATTGATCAGCGCGATGAACAGGTTCAAGCGCGACTATCTGGCCGCCTATATCAGCGCCAGCTCCGATCCCGCCACGTACGGCAGGATCACCGTGCTGACCATCCCGGGCCAGGTCAACGGACCCAAGCTCGCCAATAACGCGATCACCACCGACCCGGCGGTATCCCAGGATCTGGGCGTGATCGGGCGCGACAACCAGAACCGGATCCGGTGGGGCAACTTGCTCACGCTGCCGGTGGCGCAGGGCGGGTTGCTGTACGTCGAACCGGTGTATGCCTCGCCGGGTGCCAGCGACGCCGCCTCGTCGTACCCGCGCCTGATCCGGGTGGCAATGATGTACAACGACAAGGTCGGCTATGGCCCGACCGTGCGCGACGCGCTCACCGGCCTGTTCGGGCCCGGTGCGGGTGACGCCGCGACGGGGATACAACCCACCGAGGTCGCCGTGCCTCCGAACGCGCCGGCGCCAAGCGCGCCCCCGGCGCCCGCAGCGGGACCAGGCCCGCCTGCGCCGGCGGCGGTGCCGCCGTCTCCCGACGGGACGGTCACTTTGTCCGCCGCCAAGGTGGCGGCCATGCAGGAGATCCAGGCGGCGATCGGAGCGGCGCGCGACGCGCAGAAGAAGGGTGACTTCGCCGCGTACGGCGCAGCGCTGCAACGGCTCGACGACGCCATCACCAAGTTCAACAACGCCAAGTAA